A genomic stretch from Pararhizobium sp. IMCC21322 includes:
- a CDS encoding SDR family oxidoreductase: protein MNWDVSGKVALVTGASSGIGRALAIAVAKAGAKVAIVGRSEERLDAVNQELGGDALVLSADLTVPAEVDRVAADAIAHFGQIDILLANAGLYVPGDVVDGDPDAWDELLNVNVNSVFRLVNRVLPQMTARRSGEIIITSSVSGHQAIHWEPIYSASKHAIQSFTHGLRRQVAPHNVRVGAIAPGVVLNPLWGFADADAIDEKVAAHEGMRSEDVAEAVMFMLTRPPHVTVRDLVLLPQNQDI from the coding sequence ATGAATTGGGATGTGTCGGGAAAAGTCGCGTTGGTGACAGGTGCAAGTTCGGGCATTGGTCGCGCGCTTGCGATCGCAGTTGCCAAGGCTGGCGCAAAAGTTGCCATTGTTGGTCGGTCTGAGGAGCGGCTTGATGCGGTCAATCAGGAACTTGGCGGTGACGCTTTGGTTTTATCGGCTGATCTTACCGTTCCTGCAGAAGTGGACCGCGTTGCTGCTGATGCCATCGCGCATTTCGGGCAAATCGACATCTTGCTGGCAAATGCCGGGCTTTATGTTCCAGGCGACGTGGTCGATGGAGATCCGGATGCATGGGATGAGTTGCTCAATGTCAATGTGAACAGTGTTTTCCGGCTAGTAAACCGGGTATTGCCGCAAATGACTGCGCGCCGATCCGGGGAAATAATCATCACAAGCTCTGTCTCAGGGCATCAGGCTATCCATTGGGAACCAATTTACTCCGCATCCAAACACGCGATCCAGTCTTTCACCCACGGTTTGCGCCGCCAGGTTGCGCCCCACAATGTGCGGGTTGGTGCCATTGCACCTGGCGTTGTGCTTAATCCGCTTTGGGGTTTTGCCGACGCTGACGCCATTGACGAAAAAGTCGCGGCGCATGAGGGAATGCGCTCTGAAGACGTTGCGGAGGCTGTGATGTTCATGTTGACCCGGCCACCCCATGTGACCGTCCGCGATCTGGTTCTTCTTCCGCAAAATCAGGACATCTGA
- the rsgA gene encoding ribosome small subunit-dependent GTPase A, whose protein sequence is MKRDYSKFLRPPATDGSPKRIPSKLETLGWKPFFAQQISTEDMGRTPPVRIVEVQRNGFRVLGDGIDTIVPPNPEATVGDWLLLDEARPGSSEVLERKSLIKRRAPGSDRHVQLIAANIDTAFIVSSCNQDFNVARLERYIAVAFEAGVSPVIVLTKSDLCETPDNYVAKASGISDLVPVVVLDARGDEPRQKLADWCKPGQTIAFLGSSGVGKSTLTNALLQSHSIQTQAIREDDAKGRHTTTSRRLHILPDACAVLDTPGMRELQLADVETGLAHLFSDIDALTNQCRFADCQHVSEPGCAVLAAVEAGDIDEARLGRWRKLMAEERFNTSSLVQRRSKDKAFGKMIRTIKKQNKK, encoded by the coding sequence ATGAAACGGGATTATTCAAAATTCCTGCGGCCTCCTGCAACGGATGGAAGCCCCAAACGCATACCTTCAAAACTTGAAACACTCGGCTGGAAGCCGTTTTTTGCACAACAAATCAGCACCGAGGACATGGGCAGGACACCGCCGGTCCGCATAGTTGAGGTGCAACGAAACGGTTTTCGCGTCCTGGGTGACGGGATTGATACCATTGTTCCACCAAACCCGGAAGCAACTGTGGGTGACTGGCTGTTGCTTGATGAAGCCCGCCCCGGTTCCAGCGAGGTTCTGGAACGGAAAAGCCTTATCAAACGGCGTGCGCCCGGCAGTGACCGGCATGTGCAATTGATCGCTGCCAATATTGACACCGCGTTCATCGTCTCCTCCTGTAATCAGGATTTTAACGTTGCGCGGCTTGAACGCTACATCGCAGTCGCTTTTGAGGCTGGCGTATCTCCTGTCATTGTCCTGACAAAGAGCGATCTTTGCGAAACGCCTGATAATTATGTTGCAAAGGCCAGTGGCATATCTGATCTGGTTCCCGTTGTGGTTCTGGATGCACGAGGTGATGAACCAAGGCAAAAACTGGCGGATTGGTGCAAGCCGGGGCAGACAATTGCGTTTTTGGGGTCTTCCGGTGTGGGGAAATCAACGCTTACCAATGCATTGTTGCAAAGCCATTCCATCCAGACTCAGGCTATTCGTGAGGACGACGCGAAGGGACGCCATACCACGACAAGCCGCAGGCTTCATATTCTTCCAGATGCTTGCGCAGTGCTGGACACGCCGGGAATGCGGGAACTTCAGCTTGCTGACGTTGAAACCGGGCTTGCACATCTCTTTTCAGATATTGATGCGCTTACAAATCAATGCCGCTTTGCAGACTGTCAGCATGTGAGCGAACCGGGATGCGCAGTACTGGCGGCAGTCGAAGCTGGAGATATTGATGAAGCGAGGCTGGGTCGATGGAGGAAACTGATGGCAGAAGAACGCTTTAACACCTCCAGTCTGGTGCAACGAAGATCGAAGGATAAGGCGTTTGGAAAAATGATCCGCACCATAAAAAAGCAAAACAAGAAGTGA
- a CDS encoding TRAP transporter substrate-binding protein, whose protein sequence is MFLKAIISGVALAALTTGAMGADVTLRLAHFAAETHPGHIAALQFAKNVDERTNGSVTIELFPANQLGSPPEQLEQTILGAVDMNLPTHGGLDKYERAFGTVMTPFAFSSYENAHEILDGPFTDWTAPLLEAQGLVMLSHWEYGFRNITNSQRPINSPDDVKGLKLRTPPELQIVAAMEGLGASTTQIAFPELPNALNQSVVDGQENPIGVIYHYKLNEFQEHLALTRHVYNSMIHVVNKDVWDGLTEEQQTILREESANAAKTMREAVQKQEAEELAGLKERGMKITEPDLAPFAALMEPARKRVAEYSGADNMEKFLGFLK, encoded by the coding sequence ATGTTTCTAAAAGCAATTATCAGCGGTGTAGCTCTGGCTGCGCTCACAACCGGCGCCATGGGAGCAGATGTCACACTACGACTCGCGCATTTTGCGGCGGAAACCCATCCCGGTCACATAGCGGCACTGCAATTTGCAAAGAATGTCGATGAGCGGACAAATGGCAGCGTAACCATAGAGCTGTTTCCCGCGAACCAACTTGGCTCGCCTCCCGAGCAATTGGAACAAACCATTCTGGGGGCGGTGGATATGAACCTGCCAACCCATGGCGGTTTGGATAAATATGAGCGTGCCTTCGGGACGGTCATGACCCCCTTCGCCTTTTCCAGCTACGAAAACGCCCACGAAATACTGGACGGCCCGTTCACAGACTGGACGGCACCATTGCTGGAAGCTCAGGGCCTCGTCATGCTGTCCCATTGGGAATACGGCTTCCGCAACATCACCAATTCACAACGGCCTATCAACTCACCTGATGATGTGAAGGGTCTGAAACTGCGCACACCGCCTGAGCTGCAGATTGTTGCCGCCATGGAAGGGCTAGGGGCATCCACCACGCAGATTGCTTTTCCTGAATTGCCCAATGCGTTGAACCAGAGCGTCGTTGACGGACAGGAAAATCCCATTGGTGTCATCTATCATTACAAACTCAACGAGTTTCAGGAGCATCTTGCTCTGACCCGCCACGTCTACAATTCCATGATCCATGTTGTGAACAAAGACGTCTGGGACGGCCTGACCGAGGAACAACAGACCATCCTGCGCGAAGAAAGCGCCAATGCCGCAAAGACCATGCGCGAGGCCGTTCAAAAGCAGGAAGCAGAAGAACTGGCCGGGTTGAAAGAGCGCGGTATGAAAATCACCGAGCCGGATCTGGCGCCATTTGCAGCATTGATGGAACCTGCCCGCAAACGGGTGGCGGAATATAGCGGTGCTGATAATATGGAGAAGTTTTTAGGCTTCTTGAAGTAA
- a CDS encoding GMC family oxidoreductase: protein MTKFDYVIVGAGAAGCVLANRLSEDPDVRVALIESGPDRNSRKTIVRMPLAMVTFMAPALAFLGGPKFMQWFKTEPEEGVDDRRIDLPRGRGTGGSTLVNGQILIRGQREDYDEWRDLGAFGWGFDDLLPYFRKMERFEPLVDSGSDAHLPARAERDAQPIDPDYHGVSGAVNLAHIRTVNPLTHAFLKAMDLAGHRFNSDFNGPRQDGYGFYTFTQSNGERVTAESAYINPIRDRSNLTILSGRRVTKVIMDGKRAEGVAWQDDSGASGETRGSEIILSAGSFVSPHLLMLSGIGDKTQLSEHGIPLVHDLPGVGENLQDHLDISVEYRAKTSVPYGGSWRAFPRNVLHVLNWIFRRRGLFASTTADGGAFLSTTGSERPDIQLFFCTAMANTQNAKGFSTHGFIMHVCQLRPDSIGNLKLKSSDPLDKPLIKYNFFQGKSTTRALREGVRIVRKIMGQPPFAPHLDVELSPGPDAEDDDAIDSFIRQTVGTLFHPVGTCAMGTGPMAVVDPGSMRVHGTSGLRVVDASVMPQIVSGNTVAATYCLAEKAADLIKGNRRGEME from the coding sequence GTGACCAAGTTTGACTATGTTATCGTTGGTGCCGGCGCTGCTGGCTGTGTGCTGGCCAATCGCCTTTCCGAAGACCCTGATGTGCGCGTGGCACTGATTGAAAGCGGACCGGACCGAAATTCTCGCAAGACGATCGTTCGCATGCCCTTGGCAATGGTGACCTTTATGGCACCGGCTCTCGCCTTTTTGGGCGGTCCCAAATTCATGCAATGGTTCAAGACCGAACCCGAAGAAGGCGTGGATGATCGCAGGATCGACCTGCCCCGTGGCCGTGGAACCGGTGGCAGTACACTGGTAAATGGCCAAATTCTCATTCGTGGTCAGCGGGAAGATTATGACGAATGGCGTGACCTTGGCGCATTCGGTTGGGGTTTTGATGATTTGCTGCCCTATTTCCGGAAAATGGAGCGGTTTGAGCCCTTGGTGGACAGTGGCTCAGATGCACATCTACCAGCTCGTGCGGAACGTGATGCGCAGCCAATTGATCCCGACTATCACGGTGTTTCGGGTGCCGTAAATCTGGCGCATATCCGAACCGTCAATCCGTTGACCCATGCATTTTTGAAAGCGATGGACCTTGCCGGTCACCGGTTCAACTCTGATTTCAACGGCCCGCGTCAGGATGGGTATGGTTTTTACACATTTACACAGTCCAATGGCGAACGGGTAACGGCCGAAAGCGCCTACATCAATCCAATTCGCGATCGGTCGAACCTGACCATTCTGTCTGGTCGCAGGGTCACGAAAGTGATCATGGATGGGAAGCGGGCTGAAGGTGTTGCCTGGCAGGACGACAGTGGTGCGAGCGGAGAAACACGCGGTTCCGAGATCATCTTGTCCGCTGGCAGCTTTGTGTCCCCTCACCTTTTGATGCTGTCCGGCATTGGTGACAAGACTCAATTGTCAGAGCATGGAATTCCGCTGGTGCACGACCTTCCAGGTGTTGGTGAAAACCTTCAGGATCATCTGGATATAAGTGTTGAATACCGCGCCAAGACCAGCGTTCCTTATGGTGGTTCATGGCGGGCTTTTCCAAGGAATGTGCTTCATGTCCTGAACTGGATTTTCAGACGCCGTGGGTTGTTTGCCTCGACCACTGCGGATGGCGGTGCATTCCTGTCCACGACGGGCTCTGAACGCCCGGATATACAGTTGTTTTTCTGCACAGCCATGGCCAACACACAGAACGCAAAGGGTTTCAGCACACATGGCTTTATCATGCATGTTTGCCAATTGCGGCCCGACAGCATTGGGAACCTTAAACTGAAGAGTTCAGATCCTCTGGATAAGCCGCTGATTAAATACAATTTTTTTCAAGGAAAAAGCACGACCCGGGCGTTGCGCGAAGGGGTGCGCATTGTCCGTAAAATTATGGGGCAGCCACCCTTTGCGCCGCATCTGGATGTGGAGCTGTCTCCGGGGCCAGATGCAGAAGATGACGACGCCATTGATAGCTTCATTCGCCAAACTGTCGGGACGTTGTTCCATCCGGTTGGAACCTGTGCAATGGGAACCGGCCCGATGGCGGTTGTTGATCCGGGCTCAATGCGCGTGCATGGCACATCTGGTCTGCGTGTTGTTGATGCCTCTGTGATGCCCCAAATTGTGTCCGGCAACACGGTTGCCGCCACATATTGTCTGGCTGAAAAAGCGGCTGATCTGATCAAGGGAAACCGCCGCGGCGAGATGGAATAG
- a CDS encoding NIPSNAP family protein codes for MIYDMRTYVCRPGTIKKHMKLYEDHGWEAQSRHLGYPAIYGAVETGDVNSYVHIWVYEDAADRTAKRAAMATDPDWLNYLKLSAEAGNLVSQSNTILTPAAFFDPSKR; via the coding sequence ATGATCTATGATATGCGCACCTATGTCTGTCGCCCCGGCACAATCAAAAAGCACATGAAGCTGTATGAAGATCATGGCTGGGAAGCGCAAAGTCGCCATTTGGGATATCCCGCGATCTATGGCGCTGTCGAAACCGGCGACGTCAATTCTTACGTCCATATCTGGGTTTATGAGGATGCCGCAGACCGCACCGCCAAACGCGCTGCAATGGCCACTGATCCGGATTGGCTGAACTATCTGAAACTCAGTGCAGAGGCTGGAAATCTGGTGAGCCAGAGCAACACCATTTTGACACCCGCAGCCTTCTTCGATCCAAGCAAACGCTGA
- a CDS encoding helix-turn-helix domain-containing protein, with protein MNDFSRTVQSWRRARRFSQLSLAVEADVSTRHISFLETGRARPSVDMIKRLGDALQLPLAARNQMLTFAGFAVQHHARSWSAEEMAPIRAAVDYTLNQHAPYPALAIDRLWTIVQMNGPARALFGPINLNEGDSLLDLMLSDTLPPLIENWPEVAHHAAQRLRTESTAQGGIIVLDKAAEKLAEVPKGFSHSNGPVIPTIFRAGSVRLSLFTTIAQFGTPEDLTLDDLRIELYFPADLETEEALRALAA; from the coding sequence ATGAATGACTTCTCAAGAACCGTGCAATCCTGGCGCAGAGCCAGACGGTTTAGCCAGTTGTCACTTGCCGTCGAGGCCGATGTCTCCACCCGCCATATCTCTTTTCTGGAGACGGGCAGGGCGCGCCCGAGCGTGGATATGATCAAGCGACTGGGTGACGCGCTTCAACTGCCACTGGCTGCGCGCAATCAAATGCTCACATTTGCCGGCTTTGCAGTGCAACACCACGCTCGCAGTTGGAGCGCAGAGGAAATGGCTCCTATACGCGCAGCCGTCGACTATACGCTCAACCAACACGCGCCTTATCCCGCATTGGCGATTGATCGTCTTTGGACCATTGTACAGATGAACGGTCCTGCCAGAGCGCTTTTCGGCCCAATCAACTTAAACGAGGGAGACAGCCTGCTTGATCTGATGTTGTCAGATACACTACCACCTTTGATCGAAAACTGGCCTGAAGTCGCGCATCATGCGGCCCAACGCCTGCGTACAGAAAGCACGGCTCAAGGCGGTATCATCGTGCTTGACAAGGCTGCGGAAAAGCTGGCCGAGGTGCCCAAAGGTTTCTCGCACAGCAATGGTCCGGTCATACCCACAATCTTCAGGGCAGGGTCGGTTCGCCTGTCTCTCTTCACAACCATTGCCCAATTTGGCACGCCCGAAGATCTAACGCTCGACGATTTGAGGATCGAATTATACTTTCCTGCTGACCTGGAAACAGAAGAAGCGTTGCGCGCTTTGGCTGCCTGA
- a CDS encoding NAD(P)-dependent oxidoreductase: MFMSSTQIGFIGLGGMGMGVVKNMAQKGLSVTVSDLDSDKVDQAVSLGAHKGGDIVEIAAQSDVFAVCITTAEAVQKLSLGPNGALAKMKPGSVFLDHTTVSADHVDAMYEACQAHGILYAEAPMTRTPIHADRGEVNILFGGEEALLERLRPIFDTYAENIFHVGPAGHAIRLKLIHNYIAFANVAAWCEGFALAAHEGLDMSKVIGIISAAGGKSGMMDLYGEATLKRDFTPLMSLANAQKDVRYYAEWLERAGLPGFMAQSVHQTYALASIMGHADESCTAVIKAYEDLTGVEARLEED, translated from the coding sequence ATGTTTATGTCATCGACTCAAATTGGTTTCATCGGCCTTGGCGGCATGGGAATGGGCGTCGTAAAGAATATGGCGCAAAAGGGTCTATCCGTTACCGTGTCAGATTTGGACAGTGACAAAGTGGATCAAGCGGTCAGCCTTGGCGCCCATAAGGGTGGCGACATTGTTGAAATCGCAGCACAAAGCGATGTGTTTGCAGTCTGTATCACAACAGCCGAGGCCGTACAGAAACTGTCCCTGGGCCCTAATGGTGCATTGGCAAAAATGAAGCCCGGAAGCGTGTTTCTGGATCACACCACCGTATCAGCTGACCACGTCGATGCCATGTATGAAGCATGTCAGGCGCATGGAATTCTCTATGCAGAGGCGCCGATGACACGCACGCCCATTCATGCTGACCGGGGTGAAGTAAATATTCTTTTCGGAGGTGAGGAGGCTTTGCTCGAGCGTCTGCGCCCGATTTTCGACACCTATGCGGAAAACATATTCCATGTGGGCCCGGCCGGTCATGCCATCCGCCTGAAACTCATTCACAACTATATCGCATTTGCCAATGTTGCGGCCTGGTGTGAGGGCTTCGCACTCGCGGCTCATGAAGGGCTGGATATGTCCAAAGTGATCGGCATCATTTCCGCTGCAGGCGGCAAATCAGGCATGATGGATTTGTACGGAGAGGCCACATTGAAGCGTGACTTCACCCCGCTGATGTCACTCGCAAATGCTCAAAAAGACGTGCGTTATTACGCCGAATGGCTTGAGCGCGCAGGGCTGCCCGGTTTCATGGCTCAATCAGTCCACCAGACCTATGCGCTGGCTTCCATCATGGGGCACGCGGATGAAAGCTGCACGGCAGTGATCAAAGCCTACGAAGACCTGACGGGTGTTGAAGCCCGACTGGAAGAGGATTAA
- a CDS encoding TRAP transporter large permease, producing the protein MTTFLILGVLILLIVIGVPVSAALGLTAVGFYIFLGDFNILAMLPQRMYSATTGFTLLAIPFFILAGNLMNTGGITHRIFNFADAVVGHIRGGLGQVNVLASLFFSGMSGAAVADAAGLGQVELKAMKDRGYDPDFSAAITAASSTIGPVFPPSIPFVLYSSITGVSVSKLFLAGVVPGLLMAVALMGSVYVVALRHKMPRRDHIDWPAIWRTFLDAGLSMVTPLIIIAGIFGGIFTPTEAGVAASAYALFLSMVVYREVKLGDLPKVLWDTLLHTIRVMFVIAAAGFFGWLLVHQRVPNQLVEAMLTFSDNPAIIMAIIVLILLILGMFLEGIAVIVLTVPLFLPVVTHIGVDPVQFGVIMIMCSMVGLLTPPVGMVLFAVSSIANLTVGRLSKALMPYLLGIVLVLLVVIVFPPVSTWLPELVMGR; encoded by the coding sequence ATGACCACATTTCTTATTCTCGGTGTTTTGATCCTGTTGATCGTCATAGGCGTGCCGGTTTCGGCAGCCCTCGGTCTGACAGCGGTTGGATTTTACATATTTCTGGGTGATTTCAACATTCTGGCGATGTTGCCTCAGCGAATGTATTCAGCAACGACCGGCTTCACCTTGTTAGCCATTCCGTTTTTCATTCTGGCTGGCAATCTCATGAACACCGGCGGTATTACCCACCGCATTTTCAACTTCGCTGACGCAGTGGTGGGCCATATTCGCGGTGGCCTGGGCCAGGTCAACGTCCTTGCTTCACTGTTCTTTTCCGGCATGTCCGGCGCAGCCGTTGCCGACGCTGCAGGGCTGGGGCAGGTGGAGCTGAAAGCCATGAAAGATCGTGGCTATGACCCAGATTTTTCAGCCGCGATCACCGCTGCATCATCGACCATCGGTCCCGTGTTCCCTCCCTCCATTCCGTTTGTGCTGTACTCGTCGATAACGGGCGTTTCGGTTTCAAAACTGTTTCTTGCTGGCGTCGTCCCGGGCCTGCTGATGGCTGTTGCCTTGATGGGCTCTGTTTATGTGGTCGCGCTGAGGCATAAAATGCCGCGACGTGATCATATTGACTGGCCTGCAATCTGGCGCACTTTTCTGGATGCCGGACTGTCCATGGTCACGCCTTTGATCATCATTGCTGGTATTTTTGGCGGAATTTTCACCCCGACCGAAGCAGGGGTTGCGGCATCTGCCTATGCGCTTTTCCTGTCGATGGTCGTCTATCGCGAAGTAAAGCTAGGCGATCTGCCAAAAGTGCTCTGGGATACTTTGCTGCATACCATTCGGGTCATGTTTGTGATCGCCGCCGCCGGTTTCTTCGGCTGGCTTCTGGTGCATCAGCGGGTGCCAAATCAACTCGTTGAAGCCATGCTCACATTTTCGGACAATCCAGCAATCATCATGGCCATCATTGTATTGATTCTGTTGATACTGGGCATGTTTCTGGAGGGGATCGCCGTCATCGTCCTCACCGTCCCATTGTTCCTGCCGGTGGTCACACACATCGGTGTCGATCCGGTTCAGTTTGGCGTTATCATGATCATGTGTTCTATGGTTGGCCTTCTGACACCGCCTGTCGGCATGGTGCTTTTTGCAGTATCCTCAATTGCCAATTTAACAGTCGGACGATTGTCAAAGGCACTCATGCCATACCTTCTGGGAATTGTGCTTGTTCTGCTGGTCGTCATCGTCTTTCCGCCCGTTTCAACCTGGTTGCCGGAATTGGTGATGGGTCGATGA
- a CDS encoding MarR family winged helix-turn-helix transcriptional regulator has protein sequence MDEIDTIKAQWAQQRPDLDTDPMALIGRLMRLTQHLSQEMAETFARFDLTGASFDVLATLLRSGPPHALSPNQLLSTMMITSGTMTNRIDQLEKQQLVRRIKSMEDRRSVQIALTEKGRAVIDEAVTAHVATQTRLVSSLPDKEREDLDQLLRKYLAQISD, from the coding sequence ATGGATGAAATCGATACGATCAAGGCCCAATGGGCACAGCAAAGGCCTGACCTGGATACCGATCCGATGGCGTTGATCGGTCGGTTGATGCGCCTCACCCAGCATCTCTCTCAGGAAATGGCTGAAACCTTCGCCAGGTTTGATCTGACAGGCGCCAGCTTTGACGTATTGGCGACACTCCTCAGGTCCGGGCCACCCCACGCGCTGTCTCCCAATCAACTGCTGTCCACGATGATGATTACATCTGGCACAATGACGAACCGGATTGATCAACTGGAAAAACAGCAACTGGTGAGAAGGATCAAAAGCATGGAAGATCGGCGAAGTGTGCAAATTGCGCTTACGGAAAAGGGACGAGCAGTGATTGACGAAGCTGTCACAGCGCATGTTGCCACGCAAACACGGCTGGTTTCTTCCCTGCCCGACAAGGAGCGAGAGGATTTGGATCAATTGCTCCGAAAATATCTTGCGCAGATATCGGATTGA
- a CDS encoding FadR/GntR family transcriptional regulator: MNSPLQFDRIARPRRLPDEVAATISKAIDSKQLKPGDKLPSENELSERFGVARTVIREAISLLKYDGVLDSRRGIGAFIAKTENRSAFRISPACFEIRKQIVQLLQLRTGVQAGASALAAEMRTAEQLEAIEKAYQLMVEADKQGAEQALEKRVDSELLFYRLITQASANSYYEDVVGMIESNIQSNLRSAFLKNAAASEFGPDILAEHFAVLQSIQAQDVEVARRATRHRFEQAAQRLVAREDFA, encoded by the coding sequence GTGAACAGTCCACTTCAATTTGATCGTATCGCACGGCCGCGTCGGCTGCCGGATGAAGTGGCGGCTACAATTTCCAAGGCGATAGACAGCAAACAGCTGAAGCCAGGTGATAAATTACCGTCTGAAAACGAGTTGTCCGAGCGGTTTGGTGTCGCCAGAACTGTGATCAGGGAAGCGATCTCCTTGCTGAAATACGACGGTGTGTTGGATTCGCGCCGTGGTATCGGTGCTTTTATTGCCAAAACAGAAAATCGCTCTGCCTTTCGCATCAGCCCCGCCTGTTTTGAAATTCGCAAACAAATTGTCCAGTTACTGCAACTGCGCACCGGCGTGCAGGCAGGTGCATCTGCGTTGGCGGCAGAAATGCGAACAGCTGAGCAGTTGGAAGCAATTGAAAAAGCTTACCAATTAATGGTCGAGGCTGACAAACAGGGTGCAGAACAGGCCTTGGAAAAACGGGTGGATTCAGAGCTTCTGTTTTACCGACTGATCACACAAGCGTCTGCCAATAGTTATTATGAAGACGTGGTGGGAATGATTGAATCCAATATTCAATCAAATCTGCGGTCGGCATTTTTGAAAAATGCTGCCGCGTCAGAATTTGGTCCTGATATTCTGGCGGAGCATTTTGCCGTGCTCCAGAGCATTCAAGCCCAGGATGTGGAAGTTGCGCGCCGCGCCACACGCCACAGATTTGAACAAGCTGCACAAAGGCTCGTCGCCCGCGAGGACTTTGCATAG
- a CDS encoding TRAP transporter small permease, whose amino-acid sequence MNLQRFDAFLGKLLRGISIACFIALFFLLFINVIARTFQLAGFAWFDEIVQGLFAWMVFSGAAALWREREHFAVDWLEVTLGQSQYAIMLRGLISLLCLCFLLAMTVYGYDLFLRSRALTPILQLPTSLFYSVIPLSGLVMVLYTLRDINVAFTDLLSHKRK is encoded by the coding sequence ATGAATTTACAGCGCTTTGATGCATTCTTAGGCAAGCTCCTACGCGGTATTTCCATAGCCTGCTTTATTGCACTGTTCTTTCTGCTGTTTATCAATGTCATTGCGCGTACATTTCAGCTGGCTGGCTTTGCTTGGTTCGACGAAATCGTGCAGGGGCTGTTTGCATGGATGGTTTTTTCGGGTGCTGCAGCACTTTGGCGCGAACGGGAACACTTCGCTGTGGACTGGCTGGAAGTCACATTGGGCCAATCTCAATACGCAATAATGCTGCGCGGACTGATCAGCCTGTTGTGCCTTTGCTTTCTGCTTGCCATGACCGTTTACGGCTATGATTTATTCCTAAGGAGCAGGGCGCTGACTCCCATTTTACAACTGCCAACGTCACTGTTTTACAGTGTCATCCCGCTCTCAGGCCTTGTAATGGTCCTCTACACTTTGCGCGATATCAACGTCGCGTTCACTGACCTGCTGTCCCACAAAAGGAAATAA
- a CDS encoding EamA family transporter, whose product MNRLSDLLLTSLVPIIWGSSYIVTTQLLPNMDPLSISLLRALPAGLLLLLLVRRLPKGIWIPRMFVLGALNFSIFWAFLFFSAYRLPGGVAAILGALQPLIVIFSARAFLGHPIRPLSLVAILTGTFGIALLILTPEAKLDLLGVTAGLLGAASMAMGIVLSRKWQPPVSALTFTAWQLTAGGLLILPFMPFASTDWTTLNTTNVIGLAYLGLIGAALTYVIWLRGIARLQPSSVSVLGFLSPVSATLLGWLILNETLDWLQLLGAMIALASVFAAQYALRPKTAAKTVGV is encoded by the coding sequence ATGAACCGCCTTTCTGATCTTTTGCTCACGTCTCTCGTGCCCATCATCTGGGGCAGCAGCTACATCGTCACGACCCAGCTGTTACCGAACATGGACCCTCTGTCGATTTCGCTCTTGCGCGCATTGCCAGCAGGGCTCTTGTTGCTGCTATTGGTTCGACGTCTGCCAAAAGGCATCTGGATCCCCAGAATGTTTGTGTTGGGCGCGCTCAATTTCTCAATCTTCTGGGCGTTCCTGTTCTTTTCCGCTTACCGATTGCCCGGAGGAGTTGCCGCCATACTGGGGGCGCTTCAACCGTTGATAGTGATTTTTTCAGCAAGGGCATTTCTTGGCCATCCGATAAGGCCATTGTCTCTGGTCGCAATTCTCACAGGCACCTTTGGCATTGCTCTGTTAATTCTGACGCCAGAGGCAAAACTGGATTTGCTGGGCGTCACCGCAGGGCTCCTGGGCGCAGCGTCAATGGCAATGGGGATCGTCCTCAGCCGAAAATGGCAGCCACCGGTTTCCGCGCTTACATTTACCGCGTGGCAGCTCACGGCAGGAGGCTTGCTCATTCTGCCATTCATGCCATTTGCTTCCACTGATTGGACGACCCTCAACACCACAAATGTAATTGGCCTGGCCTATCTCGGCCTGATCGGTGCAGCGCTGACCTACGTTATCTGGTTGCGCGGCATAGCAAGATTACAGCCATCATCTGTGTCCGTTCTAGGGTTTCTCAGTCCCGTCAGCGCAACCCTTCTGGGCTGGCTGATACTGAACGAAACACTTGATTGGCTGCAATTATTGGGCGCCATGATTGCCCTTGCCAGCGTCTTTGCAGCGCAATATGCACTGCGCCCCAAAACCGCCGCCAAAACCGTGGGCGTATGA